The following coding sequences are from one Delphinus delphis chromosome 17, mDelDel1.2, whole genome shotgun sequence window:
- the OTUD6B gene encoding deubiquitinase OTUD6B, with amino-acid sequence MEAVLTEELDEEEQLVRRHRKEKKDLQAKIQGMKNAVPKNDKKRRKQLTEDVAKLEAEMEQKHKEELEQLKQTSKESKIDSVAVNISNLVLENQPFRISKAQKRRDKKAALEKEREERIAEAEIENLTGARHVESEKLAQILAARQLEIKQIPSDGHCMYRAIEDQLKEQDCSLTVAALRCQTADYMQSHVEDFLPFLTNPNTGDMYTSEEFGKYCDDIINTASWGGQLELRALSHILRTPIEIIQADSPPLVVGEEYPKNPLILVYMRHAYGLGEHYNSVKRLVNTASENCS; translated from the exons ATGGAGGCAGTCTTGACTGAGGAGCTTGATGAGGAGGAGCAGCTGGTGAGAAGGCATCGCAAAGAGAAGAAGGATTTGCAAG CCAAAATTCAGGGTATGAAGAATGCTGTCCCCAAGAATGACAAAAAGAGGAGGAAGCAACTTACTGAAGATGTTGCTAAGTTAGAAGCAGAAATGGAACAGAAACATAAAGAGGAGCTGGAGCAATTGAAGCAGACTTCTAAGGAGAGTAAA ATAGATTCTGTTGCTGTCAATATTTCAAACTTGGTTCTTGAGAATCAGCCGTTTCGGATATCAAAAGCACAAAAGAGACGG GACAAAAAAGCTGCACTGGAAAAGGAGCGGGAAGAAAGGATAGCTGAAGCTGAAATTGAAAACTTAACTGGAGCTAGACATGTAGAAAGTGAAAAACTTGCTCAAATATTGGCAGCTAGACAGTTGGAAATTAAACAGATTCCATCTGATGGCCACTGTATGTATAGAGCCATTGAAGATCAACTGAAAGAACAGGACTGCAGTCTGACTGTGGCTGCCTTAAGATGTCAGACTGCTGACTATATGCAAAGCCACGTGGAAGACTTTCTGCCATTTTTAACAAATCCTAATACAGGAGATATGTATACTTcag AAGAGTTTGGAAAATACTGTGATGATATCATAAACACCGCTTCATGGGGAGGTCAGCTTGAG ctaaGAGCCCTGTCTCACATTTTACGAACACCAATAGAGATAATACAGGCAGATTCTCCTCCTCTTGTAGTTGGTGAAGAATATCCAAAAAACCCATTAATACTTGT ttatatgAGACATGCATATGGCTTAGGAGAACACTACAATTCTGTTAAACGGTTGGTGAACACAGCTAGTGAAAATTGCAGCTAG